The Podospora pseudocomata strain CBS 415.72m chromosome 3, whole genome shotgun sequence genome window below encodes:
- a CDS encoding hypothetical protein (EggNog:ENOG503P5NK), which produces MDGRFEQNVTSGILSLAAGDDDFTRHRPDPINVQAAQAHASRSGSQRPVAVHNPPEAVERADRGNNNEMSQTSAAEGFGRVGGPGERPGSIAASSVYSDDLAREEGQPWGPTGDDADPFTASYTNEEGERFPSEIQPLRVGLAGQPTSGLKRFSALQNYSYPATSARHQSILRDYSAWAAERGPGHDDEGWSNWDYEEARANDLRIYGEEDSSEGPSGEQSDSYESIYACSSPDPGEVSPSGEPQALPQPTRAHQHHQESADSSRLLPPRADLQGRDDSPLDQYMPVEAQAGPSAPRRTGTKNLFGDGGWLADTSSSAQQTPAQKKLEKITGPRRSPTKPKSRFLGGFMKKARGIVESPSRTFGPPLRRSPASMPQPPRSGEEPPTPPPHIPRPSQLVISLNPREQSLIYCELDFAIADALNDYIMSQFNLGRVDHATIKKTADEWAKKGLPKVKGFRYDVDTQLSILRAHIEQFKFYGQAATTVPSMLGIIDTMRTTAREMRLRTYCVPDVVISKWL; this is translated from the exons ATGGACGGCCGCTTCGAACAGAACGTCACCAGCGGCATCCTTTCCCTTGCCGCTGGTGACGATGACTTCACTCGTCACCGTCCCGACCCCATCAATGTCCAAGCCGCCCAGGCCCACGCTTCTCGTTCGGGTTCTCAACGCCCAGTCGCGGTTCACAACCCGCCTGAGGCTGTGGAGAGAGCTGATAGAG GCAACAATAACGAGATGTCCCAGACATCCGCAGCAGAGGGCTTTGGCCGAGTCGGTGGCCCTGGGGAGCGCCCGGGCAGCATAGCTGCCTCGTCTGTTTACTCAGACGACCTCGCTCGCGAGGAGGGTCAACCTTGGGGACCCACTGGTGATGACGCAGATCCCTTCACTGCGTCATACACCaacgaggagggggagcgaTTCCCCTCCGAAATTCAACCGCTCCGGGTTGGTCTCGCTGGCCAACCCACTTCCGGCTTGAAGCGCTTTTCAGCGCTTCAAAACTACTCGTACCCGGCGACGTCCGCTCGCCATCAGAGCATCCTTCGGGATTACTCCGCCTGGGCGGCCGAGCGCGGCCCTGGGCATGATGACG AAGGGTGGTCCAACTGGGACTACGAGGAGGCGAGAGCCAATGATCTTCGGATCTATGGCGAGGAAGACTCTAGCGAGGGTCCTTCCGGCGAGCAGTCAGACTCTTATGAGTCTATTTACGCTTGCTCCTCGCCCGACCCCGGGGAAGTCTCTCCCTCGGGAGAACCCCAAGCTCTCCCCCAGCCGACGAGAgctcaccagcaccaccaagagTCAGCCGACTcttctcgtcttcttcctccccgcgCCGACCTCCAAGGCCGGGACGACTCACCGCTCGACCAATACATGCCGGTCGAGGCCCAAGCCGGCCCCTCTGCGCCTCGGCGCACGGGCACCAAGAACCTCTTCGGAGATGGCGGTTGGCTCGCTGATACCAGCTCCTCCGCGCAGCAGACCCCAGCTCAAaagaagttggagaagatcaCCGGTCCCAGGAGGAGCCCGACCAAGCCCAAGTCCCGCTTCCTTGGCGGCTTCATGAAGAAAGCTCGCGGGATCGTCGAATCACCCTCTCGCACCTTCGGCCCCCCGCTTCGCCGCTCGCCAGCTTCGATGCCACAGCCGCCTCGCAGTGGTGAAGaacctcccaccccgccaCCCCACATCCCTCGCCCATCTCAGCTCgtcatctccctcaaccctcGCGAGCAATCCCTTATTTACTGTGAGCTCGACTTCGCCATCGCCGACGCTCTCAACGACTACATCATGTCGCAGTTCAACCTCGGCCGAGTTGATCATGCCACTATCAAGAAGACCGCCGACGAGTGGGCCAAGAAGGGTTTACCCAAAGTCAAGGGCTTCCGCTACGACGTCGACACCCAGTTGTCCATCCTCCGCGCCCATATCGAGCAGTTCAAGTTCTACGGTCAGGCCGCCACGACCGTCCCGTCCATGCTCGGCATTATCGACACCATGAGGACCACGGCCCGCGAGATGCGTCTCCGCACTTACTGCGTTCCTGATGTGGTGATTAGCAAGTGGCTCTAG
- a CDS encoding hypothetical protein (EggNog:ENOG503P9TV): MPRSYRSDSSPEREREDYYRPSRHRSVTPGPNTRGPSRPRDYSPSSRGGGHADEYYASGALQERHPHFEYEDHTPFYRPDPRDRDTLQIPRDGYRRSSRPRTTRTSTDDSLTTGTTYTGDTTTIIPRSSRGRSRSSSSSSSRSSSPDIHHRKRGPIRKAKKSLQETFTPSTSGLGVGVLGAIVGGLAAREAVEHLPPKSRSKSRSGSHSKSKHDKVAVLGTVLGAAIGGLGANAIERHIERKKGIEESWGRREGELARLEERVKEAEGGRDREYERGRGY, translated from the coding sequence atgCCACGATCTTACCGCTCCGACAGCTCCCCCGagcgagaaagagaagacTACTACCGCCCTTCCCGTCACCGCTCCGTCACCCCCGGCCCCAACACCCGCGGTCCTTCCCGTCCAAGAGATtactccccctcttcccgcGGAGGGGGCCACGCAGACGAGTACTACGCCTCGGGCGCTTTGCAGGAGCGACACCCCCACTTTGAATACGAAGACCACACCCCCTTTTACCGCCCCGACCCACGCGATCGTGATACGTTGCAGATCCCACGTGACGGCTATCGCCGGTCTTCTAGGCCGAGAACAACCCGCACCAGTACCGATGATAGTTTGACAACGGGAACGACGTATACAGGTgacacaaccaccatcatccctcGCTCCAGCCGTGGCCGTTCCAGATCGTCTAGCAGTTCCTCTTCGCGATCTTCATCACCagacatccaccaccgcaaacGGGGTCCGATTCGGAAGGCGAAGAAATCGCTTCAGGAAACTTTTACTCCGTCTACTTCTggcttgggggtgggggttctAGGTGCTATTGTTGGTGGTCTGGCGGCACGAGAGGCGGTGGAGCACTTACCTCCGAAGTCGAGATCAAAGAGTAGATCGGGGAGTCACAGTAAGAGTAAGCATGACAAGGTTGCGGTTCTGGGCACGGTGCTAGGGGCGGcgattggggggttgggggcgaATGCGATTGAGAGGCATATTGAGAGGAAAAAGGGGATTGAGGAGAGTTGGGgacggagggagggggagttggctAGGTTGGAGGAAcgggtgaaggaggcggagggggggagggatagggagtatgagagggggagggggtactga
- a CDS encoding hypothetical protein (EggNog:ENOG503Q0C9; COG:S): MPTPLGPSPQPQRAGYMKSGFAYTPLGLDPAEVRLLTLEPSEDDTAPIVCRVDIFEFDPDLYGHFDALSYAWGTKDDEQFITVNENTQFKIRKNLWLALRRIRHKTEPKKFWIDAICIDQGNPVEKSEQVGKIGDIYKYCGRCFIWLGDFPKPADVTATTPPSPASALELLNLFAALSQPTTHLSDLPCFTPLTKGKRADIKDSYKPHFESFAALLDLEWWKRTWTIQELALPSDITLLFADQELPYLTLQNAVDGLTRHSTAKCCKTHRLALRGLGFDTIVTIEERISSMVTTRQQKLEAKTPITFTQLRRKFCGSQVSWKRDSFYGFLGIVTNKNFLRPDYTLSLRQALTEAVFACVKGESDGVELLMGERLFRPQDGYRRLHVPSWVADASFCTFPPKWALMERRRLAVYSSFVDEGGEERARKVFVKYLKMTKNGILLTKSRRVGVIGRVGEALVDRGRWLDVPRVLSSWMELAGVKREGWGEDPGTNDERTDAFWRTMINDSTEIDGDRLSYGRPTTASEGGEQSDYSRLRSLWDLVNPAPKSPGPKSPAPATEGTTPQTQTEVGVDPFNIQPIIDEWVPTWVPGWISDFASDFIRAMALASNQDAVHDLVVSHDSKMIYHLLACLWERRLFVTGNDDKIGLAPRDAQKGDEVHVIPGCPAPFILRRLDGPNVNTNWQLGDWESDTLPQYMVVGNGFYHGFMGGDGGLGKGAAEEKIALH; the protein is encoded by the exons atgcccacccccctcggcccatccccccaaccccagcggGCCGGCTACATGAAATCCGGCTTCGCCTACACccccctcggcctcgacccaGCCGAAGTCCGTCTCCTCACCCTAGAGCCAAGCGAGGACGACACCGCTCCCATCGTCTGCAGGGTCGACATCTTCGAGTTTGACCCTGATCTATACGGCCACTTTGACGCTCTGTCGTATGCCTGGGGCACCAAAGACGACGAGCAGTTCATCACCGTGAACGAAAACACCCAGTTCAAGATCCGGAAGAACCTCTGGCTTGCCCTGCGTCGGATCCGTCACAAGACCGAGCCGAAGAAGTTCTGGATTGACGCCATATGCATCGACCAGGGGAACCCAGTGGAGAAGAGTGAGCAGGTGGGCAAGATAGGGGATATTTACAAGTACTGCGGGAGGTGTTTCATCTG GCTAGGCGACTTCCCCAAACCAGCCGACGtgaccgccaccacccctccatcccccgcctccgccctcgagctcctcaacctcttcgccgccctctcccaacccaccacccacctctccgacctcccctgcttcacccccctcaccaaagGCAAGCGCGCCGACATCAAAGACTCCTACAAACCCCACTTCGAATCcttcgccgccctcctcgacctggaATGGTGGAAACGCACCTGGACGATCCAGGAgctcgccctcccctccgacaTCACCCTCCTATTCGCGGACCAAGAACTCCCTtacctcaccctccaaaacGCAGTCGACGGTCTAACCCGTCACTCGACGGCCAAATGCTGCAAAACCCACCGTTTAGCCCTGCGAGGTTTGGGGTTCGACACCATCGTCACGATCGAAGAACGTATCTCATCAATGGTCACCACCCGCCAGCAAAAGTTGGAAGCCAAAACCCCTATTACATTCACACAGCTCCGACGCAAGTTCTGCGGCTCGCAGGTGAGCTGGAAGAGGGATTCGTTTTACGGGTTTTTGGGCATCGTTACGAATAAGAATTTTCTCAGGCCGGATTACACCTTGTCGTTGAGGCAGGCGCTGACGGAGGCGGTGTTTGCGTgtgtgaagggggagagtGACGGGGTGGAGTTGCTcatgggggagaggttgttcAGGCCGCAGGATGGTTACAGAAGGCTGCATGTCCCGAGCTGGGTGGCGGATGCGAGCTTTTGTACGTTCCCGCCCAAGTGGGcgttgatggagaggaggaggttggcggttTATTCGAgttttgttgatgaggggggggaggagagggcgaggaaggttTTTGTCAAGTATttgaagatgacgaagaaTGGGATACTGCTTACGaagtcgaggagggtgggggttaTTGGGAGGGTCGGGGAGGCGCTGGTTGAtcgggggcggtggttggACGtgccgagggtgttgagCTCGTGGATGGAGTTggcgggggtgaagagggaggggtggggggaggatcCCGGGACTAATGATGAAAGGACGGATGCGTTTTGGAGGACGATGATTAACGACTCGACCGAGATTGATGGGGATCGTCTATCGTATGGGCGTCCGACGACGGCttcggaggggggggagcaATCGGATTattcgaggttgaggtcgCTTTGGGATCTGGTTAATCCTGCTCCTAAGAGTCCTGGTCCCAAGAGTCCTGCTCCTGCCACGGAGGGCACCACCCCGCAGACTCAGACAGAAGTTGGCGTCGATCCCTTCAACATCCAACCGATCATTGACGAATGGGTTCCCACCTGGGTTCCTGGATGGATCTCCGACTTTGCCTCTGACTTTATTCGCGCCATGGCCCTGGCCAGCAACCAAGATGCAGTCCATGATTTGGTTGTCTCCCACGACTCGAAGATGATCTACCACCTTCTTGCTTGCCTCTGGGAGCGAAGGTTGTTCGTCACGGGAAATGATGACAAGATTGGTCTGGCGCCGAGAGATGCGCAGAAAGGCGACGAGGTGCATGTTATTCCAGGGTGCCCGGCGCCGTTCATTCTTCGGAGACTGGATGGCCCCAATGTGAATACGAACTGGCAGTTGGGCGATTGGGAGAGCGATACGCTGCCGCAATACATGGTGGTTGGGAATGGGTTCTACCATGGGTTtatgggtggtgatggtggactcGGAAagggggcggcggaggagaagattgcTCTGCACTAG
- a CDS encoding hypothetical protein (COG:C; COG:E; EggNog:ENOG503NVNW) translates to MSRLATLPRRLALLRPLRRTTCTARSYSTVSEQRLDNRVKIVEVGPRDGLQNEKNIVPLATKIELIERLAKTGLQTIEAGSFVAPKWVPQMANSSEILSHILTTPPPSPHPLTYSFLAPNMKGLSNAFSILDANPSSFSTESNPSPSKPSLEMAVFASATETFSQKNLNASIAASLETFRAVISAAKETPYNLRVRGYISVVLGCPFEGYDVSPHRVAEIATELLEMGVDEIALGDTTGMGTAPRTKDLLNCLRSAGIRNEDVAMHFHDTYGQALVNTAVALEHGIRTFDASVSGLGGCPYSPGATGNVATEDVVYFMESLGMDAGVDLDGVAEVGEWISKELGRGNGSTVGRAVLGRRKRKQE, encoded by the exons ATGTCGAGACTGGCGACCCTCCCCCGACGACTGgctctcctccgccccctaAGGAGGACGACATGCACCGCCAGGAGCTACTCCACAGTATCCGAACAGCGCCTCGACAACCGCGTTAAGATCGTCGAAGTAGGGCCGCGCGATGGCCTCCAAAACGAAAAGAATATCGTGCCGCTGGCGACAAAGATTGAGCTGATTGAACGACTGGCAAAGACCGGGCTTCAGACAATCGAGGCGGGTTCGTTTGTCGCTCCGAAATGGGTGCCACAA ATGGCCAACTCCTCCGAGATCCTCTCccacatcctcaccaccccaccaccctccccccaccccctaacctactccttcctcgcccccaACATGAAAGGCCtctccaacgccttctccatcctcgacgcaaacccctcctctttctccaCCGAATCCAACCCTTCACCATCAAAACCCTCCCTCGAAATGGCCGTCTTTGCCTCGGCAACCGAAACCTTTTCCCAAAAAaacctcaacgcctccatcGCCGCCTCTCTTGAAACTTTTAGGGCGGTCATCTCCGCCGCCAAGGAAACACCCTACAATCTCCGCGTCCGCGGCTACATCTCCGTCGTCCTCGGCTGCCCCTTTGAGGGCTACGACGTCTCGCCCCACCGCGTTGCTGAGATTGCTACCGAGCTGCTCGAGATGGGAGTGGACGAAATCGCGCTGGGTGATACGACAGGCATGGGCACTGCGCCCAGAACAAAGGACTTGTTGAATTGTCTGAGGAGCGCGGGGATAAGGAATGAGGATGTGGCGATGCACTTTCATGATACGTACGGGCAGGCGCTGGTGAACACGGCTGTGGCTTTGGAGCATGGGATCAGGACGTTCGATGCTAGTGTtagtgggttggggggttgccCGTACAGCCCCGGGGCTACCGGGAACGTGGCgacggaggatgtggtgTATTTTATGGAGAGTTTGGGGATGGATGCGGGGGTTGATTTGGATGGGGTGGCCGAGGTGGGGGAGTGGATTAGcaaggagttggggagggggaatggGAGTACCGTTGGGAGGGCGGTTTTGgggcggaggaagaggaagcaggagtga
- the DYS1 gene encoding Deoxyhypusine synthase (COG:O; EggNog:ENOG503NTXI; BUSCO:EOG09263H5H), protein MDSNLPPTAATEAVLVQSVDMPSDAQKVEELDFNAFKGRPITVDDLLQGMKHMGFQASSMCEAVRIINDMRTWSDPSDPSAKTTIFLGYTSNLISSGLRGTLRYLAQHSHISAIVTTAGGVEEDFIKCLGDTYLSSFAAEGSSLRKQGLNRIGNLVVPNKNYCLFEDWVVPILDRMLEEQEASKGTDDEINWTPSKIIHRLGKEINDERSVYYWAYKNNIPVFCPALTDGSLGDMLYFHTFKASPKQLRVDIVEDIRKINTIAVRAKRAGMIILGGGIVKHHIANACLMRNGAESAVYVNTAQEFDGSDAGARPDEAVSWGKIKIGADAVKVYMEATAAFPFIVANTFAKED, encoded by the exons ATGGACAGCAACCTGCCCCCAACCGCAGCCACCGAGGCCGTCCTCGTCCAATCAGTCGACATGCCCTCAGACGCCCAAAAAGTAGAAGAGCTCGACTTCAACGCCTTCAAAGGCCGGCCCATCACCGTCGACGACCTCCTCCAGGGCATGAAGCACATGGGCTTCCAAGCCTCCTCCATGTGCGAAGCCGTCCGGATAATCAACGACATGCGCACCTGGTCAGACCCCTCCGACCCCTCggccaaaaccaccatcttcctcggctacacctccaacctcatctcctccggccTCCGCGGCACCCTCCGCTACCTAGCCCAGCACTCCCACATCTCCGccatcgtcaccaccgccggcggcgtCGAGGAGGACTTTATCAAGTGCCTCGGCGACACCTACCTCTCCTCATTCGCCGCCGAGGGCTCCTCCCTCCGCAAGCAAGGGCTCAACCGCATCGGGAACCTCGTCGTCCCCAACAAGAACTACTGCCTGTTTGAAGATTGGGTCGTGCCCATCCTGGACAGGATGctcgaggagcaggaggccTCCAAGGGTACCGATGACGAGATCAACTGGACGCCCTCCAAGATTATCCACCGgttgggcaaggagatcAACGATGAGAGGAGTGTCTATTACTGGGCGTACAAGAACAACATCCCTGTTTTCTGCCCGGCGCTGACGGatgggagtttgggggatATGCTGTATTTCCACACGTTCAAGGCGTCGCCGAAGCAGTTGAGGGTGGATATCGTCGAAGATATCAGAAAGATCAACACCATTGCTGTGAGGGCCAAGAGGGCAGGCATGATTATTCTGGGAGGCGGGATTGTGAAGCACCACATAGCCAATGCGTGCTTGATGAGAAACGGGGCCGAGTCGGCCGTGTATGTCAACACGGCTCAGGAGTTTGACGGCAGTGACGCCGGTGCGAGACCAGATGAGGCGGTCAGCTGGGGAAAGATCAAGATCGGTGCTGATGCAGTCAAG GTCTACATGGAAGCCACAgccgccttccccttcatcGTAGCCAACACCTTTGCAAAAGAAGACTAG